CTGAACTTCGGTCCCTTGTAGCCGAGTTCGAAGGCGTTGTAGACCTTGTCGAGGCCGTACCACTTCTGCTCCGGCCACCCCTTCTGCACCCCCGGCATGACGCCGACCGTGTCGAAGGCACCCGTCTTCTTGAACGCGTCGGTCAGGCTCATGTGGTCGCTGGCCATGACCGTGCGGTAGCGCTGCTGGTTGCTGATCCACAGGCCCGACATGGTGGTGGAGTGGCCGAGCCAGCTGCTGCCGCCGTAGGTCGCCGAGGTCAGCCAGCCGCTCTTGGCGTGGAAACCGGCCTTGGCCAGGGCCTTGGTGCGGGCGTCGAGGGTGCTGTCGACGCCGGGCGCCATGATCGGGTCCTCGACCGCGCTGCGGCCGTAGCTCTCGATGAACGTGAAGATCATGTCCTTGCCGCGCAGATCCGGGACCAGCTGGCTGCCCGGGGTGTTCCCGAAGGCGTCCACCTTGGCGACCTTCCGGAACTCCGCCTCGTCCTTGAGCGTGGCCGAGACCAGGTGCGCCTGGGCCTTCAGCGCGGTGGCGGTGTTGTCGGCGGCGAGCGGTACGCCGGACAACTGGAGGCCGAGGGAGGAGGAGGTGATCCAGACGACCCCGGCGACCAGCGTGCCCCGGGTCGCGATGCCGGGGTGCCGGGCCAGCAGGTTGCTCAGCCGCACCATGGACAGCGCCAGCAGCACGAACAGGAGCAGGACGACGGCGATCACACCGGCCACGGCGGCCAGGGTCTTCGTACGGCCGAGCGAGTCCTCCAGATACGACTCCGCGTCCCCGAACAGGCTCCAGTCGAGAACGACGTTGAAGCCGCGGCCGAGGTATTGCTTGAAGCCCATGTCGAGCGCGTTCAGCACGGTCATCGCGGCCAGCGCGACCCCGGACACGGCTGCCAGCACCACCCGCGGCCGGCGTGGCAGCGCGATCATCACGGCCGCCCCGATCACGGCCTCCGCCGGTACCCGCACAAACTGCGAAGGCTCCAGCTGCCCCACGGAGTTCGGCATCACCAGGGCGGCGACGACGAGCGCGGCGGCGAGCACGGTGACCGTGACCGACAGCGCCTCGACGGCGGCCGGATGCTCCGCGCGCCGGCGCCGGATCCACGCCGAGCAGGCGGTCCAGGGGCGCGGGAAGGGGCGGCTCGGGCCGGGTTGGAGGGCGGCGGGCGGCTTCGGCTCGGCCTCTTCGGCTTCCACTCCAGCTGATTCGCGCGTGCTCATGTCCTGGGACAACCCGGCGTCCTTCCCTGCGAGACCCGATCTGCAGTCCCGTACGACGACGTCGCCGCCCCTGTTCACGGGCGCCGGGCAAACACCTGGCAAACGCTCGCCCCAGCGGCCCTACACCCCGCCCACCGCCGTCAGCAGGGCAAGCGGCGCCGCGGCCGACCGGGACTCCCGCACACACGCGTGCGGATAGGGCACCGGCTCCGGATGCGTGTCCCGCCCGTACCCCGCCAAGACCTCCGGCAGCCGGTATCCCGCCACGGCCGCCGCGTCGACCAGCGCATGGGCGACCGTGCGCGCCTCGTCGTGCAACCCGTACCGGGCAAGCCCCAGCGTGATCAGCGCGTTGTCATGCGGCCACACGGAACCACGGTGATAGGACAGCGGATGGTACGCCGGCTGCCCGGAGGCCAGCGTCCGCACACCCCACCCGGAGAAGAAGTCCGGCTCCAGCAGCCGTCGGCCCACCACCTCGCCGTACTCCTTGTCCAGCAGCCCGGACCACAGCAGATGCCCCGCGTCGGAGCCCAGCGCGTCGATCTGGCGGCCCTGACCGTCCAGCGCGAGCGCCGGGAAGGAGTGCTCCCGCATCCAGAAGTCCCGCTGGAAACGGTCCCTCAGATCGGCGGCGGCCTGCTCCAGCAGCGCGCCGTACGTCTCGTCGCCCCACGTTCCCCGCGCCAGCCACGCCGTGCGGCGCAGCGCGTCGTACGCATAGCCCTGCGCGCCCGCCGCCATCACCGCGCCGGTGGGCCGGCTGCCGTCGGCGCAGCAGATCGCGCCGGGGGAGTCCTTCCAGTTCTGGTTGGCGAGACCGCCCTCGTCGGCGCGGTAGACGAGGTAGCCGCGGGACGTGAGACCGCCGTGGTCGAGCATCCAGGCGACGGCGGCACGCGCGTGCCGCTCCAGGCGGCGGGCCAGCTCCGCGTCCCCGGTCCGCTCGACATACGCGCCGAGCAGGATCAGGAACAGCGGGGTGGCGTCGACCGAGCCGTAGTACCGCCCGAACGGCACCTGCCCGAAGTGCGCCAGCTCGCCGTGCCGTACCTCGTGCACGATCTTGCCGGGCTGGGCGACCGGGGACGGGCCGGTGCCGTTCGCCTGGGTCGCGGCGAGCGCGGGCAGCGTGGCGGCGGCCAGTTCCGGGCGGTACGGCAGCGCGAACAGGGAGGTGAGCAGGGCGTCCCGGGCGAGGAGGGTGAGGAACCAGGGGGCGCCACCGGCCGGGACGCGCACTTCCTCGCCGTCCGGTCCGGTGGCCGGCACCTGGAGCGCCGCCAGGTCGGCGAGGCCCCGCGCGCAGGCCGCCGCGAGCTCCGGCCAGCCGGTCGGGAAGGCGACGCCCTCCACGAACTCCCCTTCCAGGGCGAGGAGTTGCTCGTGTACGGCGGAGGGGTCGCGCGGCACCCGTACGGCCCGCTTCTCGCCGTGCGGGCGGGCGATCACCCGCAGCACCAGCTCGGTCGTACCGTGTGCGTCCAGTTCGAGGTCCCACACCAGGCGGCGGGCACCCGTGCCGGTCTCCTCCACGGCGTCGGGAGCGGGCTCGGCCGTGATGGTCGTACAGGACCGCCATTCGGCGCGCCGGTAGGTGAACTCGATGCCGTCGTCGAGGACTTCGCGGGAGCGTACGGCGCCGGCCTTGGCGTAGGTGCGGTGGTCGGCGCGGAGTTCGAACTGGTCGGTGAAGTCGGCGTCGGCGGTGATGGCGAGCCGGACGGTGGTGGGCACCGGGCGGTTGCTGGTGACCCGGAGCGATTCCACGAACGAGCTGTCGCCGACCGCCTGCCGGCGGAAGAGGGTGTGCGCCGGGGGCTCCTGCCGGCCACCGCGCGGGACCAGGACACAGCGGGCCGCGTCACCGTCGGCCACCGGGGTGAGCACTTCGGGCACGGCGCCGTCGACGGTGAGCTGCCAGCGGCTGAGGTGCCGGGCATCCCGTACGAATAACCCGTCGGGGGAGCCGCTGCCCCGGACTCCGCTGATGTCGCCCCGGTCGCCCACGGCGGCGAACGTCACCCCGTGCACGAGCAGATGATGCCGGTCCGTCATCCCCGGTCGCCTCCTTCTTCACTTCTGTCGAACGTGCCGGTGGCCGGCTTGGACACGCCCGCGCCGGGGCGCTTGGGAAGGTCTTTGTGCAGCTCGTGATGCAGGTCGAGGGCGAGCGCCGCGGTCCAGCCGAAGCCGGTCGCCCCGCAGGCCGCGCCGGTGTACGGGTCGACGTACTCGGCGAAGTCCGACGCTTCGGCGAACTGCAGCACGGCCGCGCGCAGGGCATCGGCCAAGGCCGCCTCCCCGTGCGTGCGCAGACCCCGCTCCAGCAGCCAGCTGGTGTTGAACCACGCCGGGCCGCGCCAGTACCGGTGCGGATCGAAGGCCTCGCCGAGAAGGTCGTAGCTGGGGACGAGCCGGGTGCGATCGCCCAGCCCGAAGTGCGGCCCGCACAGGGTACGGACGAGCGCGGCGACGACCTCACGCGGCAGCCCGGGAAGCAGAAGCGGCACCAGCCCGGATACGCCCCGCTCCGGGATCAGCCCGGAGGAGCCGGGCCCGTACCCCGCTCCGCAGGCACCCGCCTCGCCGGTCGGACCCGGGGCGCGTTGCTCGTGGCTCGGCTTGG
Above is a genomic segment from Streptomyces fodineus containing:
- a CDS encoding sulfatase-like hydrolase/transferase, whose product is MSTRESAGVEAEEAEPKPPAALQPGPSRPFPRPWTACSAWIRRRRAEHPAAVEALSVTVTVLAAALVVAALVMPNSVGQLEPSQFVRVPAEAVIGAAVMIALPRRPRVVLAAVSGVALAAMTVLNALDMGFKQYLGRGFNVVLDWSLFGDAESYLEDSLGRTKTLAAVAGVIAVVLLLFVLLALSMVRLSNLLARHPGIATRGTLVAGVVWITSSSLGLQLSGVPLAADNTATALKAQAHLVSATLKDEAEFRKVAKVDAFGNTPGSQLVPDLRGKDMIFTFIESYGRSAVEDPIMAPGVDSTLDARTKALAKAGFHAKSGWLTSATYGGSSWLGHSTTMSGLWISNQQRYRTVMASDHMSLTDAFKKTGAFDTVGVMPGVQKGWPEQKWYGLDKVYNAFELGYKGPKFSWSTMPDQYTLQQYQDRVHSKKPADGKSRMSFLILTSSHTPWAPIPKMVGWDQLGDGSVFNGIEKAGNPASYTLTDDRHSKEEYGKSVQYTVTALTQWLERYGNENTVLVFLGDHQPNAHVSGNHASRDVPVSIVAKDPKVLDKLANWNWTDGLRPAHNAPVWQMSAFRDRFLTAFGSTPHPKTN
- a CDS encoding glycogen debranching N-terminal domain-containing protein — encoded protein: MTDRHHLLVHGVTFAAVGDRGDISGVRGSGSPDGLFVRDARHLSRWQLTVDGAVPEVLTPVADGDAARCVLVPRGGRQEPPAHTLFRRQAVGDSSFVESLRVTSNRPVPTTVRLAITADADFTDQFELRADHRTYAKAGAVRSREVLDDGIEFTYRRAEWRSCTTITAEPAPDAVEETGTGARRLVWDLELDAHGTTELVLRVIARPHGEKRAVRVPRDPSAVHEQLLALEGEFVEGVAFPTGWPELAAACARGLADLAALQVPATGPDGEEVRVPAGGAPWFLTLLARDALLTSLFALPYRPELAAATLPALAATQANGTGPSPVAQPGKIVHEVRHGELAHFGQVPFGRYYGSVDATPLFLILLGAYVERTGDAELARRLERHARAAVAWMLDHGGLTSRGYLVYRADEGGLANQNWKDSPGAICCADGSRPTGAVMAAGAQGYAYDALRRTAWLARGTWGDETYGALLEQAAADLRDRFQRDFWMREHSFPALALDGQGRQIDALGSDAGHLLWSGLLDKEYGEVVGRRLLEPDFFSGWGVRTLASGQPAYHPLSYHRGSVWPHDNALITLGLARYGLHDEARTVAHALVDAAAVAGYRLPEVLAGYGRDTHPEPVPYPHACVRESRSAAAPLALLTAVGGV